Part of the Bradyrhizobium sp. AZCC 1721 genome, ACATTGACCAAGGCCCTCGTCGTTCGGTGCCAAGCGTCTGTTCCCGCAGTGGGCGGCCTGCGAGATCGGCAGGACTAATCGAATTCCGCTTCTGTATCATCGGCATGGCAGTTACCGACTCTAGACGACAAAACAATTTAATTGCTTCGCTTAGGTTCCCCGGATCGAGGTGGGCGCGCCCCATTTGCCTCTCGTTCGGAACCTGGCGCGTCGATGCGATCGAGTTTTCGCAGACGCTGAATGCCACGCCGCATCGCCCGGCAGGGCCGCAAATGCTAGGCTTGAGAGTCCGGAAAAGAATAGGATCAACATCGCAGAATTCTTGGGGTTCGGTTCTGACGCGGTAGAACGCACGAGTGGGCCGTCAATCGGAATCAGCCACAGCCTCCGCCATGGCAGAACTGAAGGCAATTTCTGGCGAAGTGTCGATTATGAGCTGGTTTTTCATCGCCCTGTGTGCGCCATTCCTACTTGCTTGCGCCAATCACAACGACAAGTTTTTGCTGTCGAGATACCTCGAGCAGAAAAGTATCGGATCGATTGTCATACTCTCTTCGCTGTTCAGCGGCGCGGTAATCCCGATCCTGTTGTTCATTCAGCCGGACGTGGACGACGTCAGCTTCGTTCAAGGAACTGCGCTTGTCGCGACCGGGGTGTCGAGCGTCTTCGCCGGTGTTTTCTATCTCTACGCACTCGACATCGATGAGGCATCTTTCGTCACACCTTTTTATCAGACGGTGCCCATCTTTGCTTACTTCCTCGGCTATCTTATCCTCGGTGAAACGATCACGTTTGCTCAAGGATTGGGTTCGTTCGTTATTATTGTTGGTGCACTTGCATTGTCGTTTGAGTCTGGTCGGCGGGGAATGCGGTTCAAGCGAAACGTTGTGGCACTGATGCTGGGTGCTTCTTTCTTGAGTGCGGTCAATGGCGTCATTTTCAAGCTGATCGCCGTGGACAAGGGTTTTTGGGTTTCGCTTTCATGGGGATTCGTCGGCCAAACGATGACCGGTTTGGCTTTGCTGGTCATCGTTCCAAGTTACCGCAGAGATTTTCTCGACCTATTCCAGCAATCGAAAGTCGCCGCTGTTGGCCTCATCGCACTGAGCAAAACATTGTTCAGTGTCAGCGAAGCCGTCACGCTTTACGCGACTCTCCTGGCGCCCGTCGCATTGGTTCTTCTCGTGAATTCGTTCCAGCCACTTTTCGTCTTTGCATTCGGTATCGTGTTGACCCTGTTTTTCCCTCGCGTGGCCAAGGAATCGCTAGATCGCACGAAGATGCTACAAAAGGGCTTGGGAATTTGCCTCATGCTCGTCGGTGGTTACATGATCAGCAGATAAACATCTGACCGAGCTAACGAAGCCACTTTTAGCGGCGCACGAGTCCGGTATCGACTCCATCGTGACGGGCGCGCTGCTCGCGTCCGGACCTGGCACCTTTGAGACATGCCAGCCTATCCTGAGACTGTACGTTCACCGGGGTAGACCGGAAGTCGCCGTGATGCGGCCAAACCGACGCGAATGACCCCAATGTCTGGTCCGGCCGCGCGTTGCAAGAGGTTTCGTCAACCTGGCAGATGCGATCTTGCATCAATGTATCCGGCCTCTGATTGGAGCGTGTGGTGCTCCGAGCCATCATGGACATCAGCGTGCATACGAGCTGATTAGCGGACAGGCCTCGAATGGACGCGGGCGAATCGAAGGACAGGGCCATACTTGATCTGCCACCGTCGCCGCCGCTTGGGCCGTCGATCACTATGAGAGCTGCCGATATGGGACGTTGATAGCCTAGGACGAGGAACTCGGCCATGACGAGATCGTGCGTTTCCTGACCACCAACCTCAATGAGGAAAAGGCGGCGAACACGAAGCTTAATACCATCGCGTTTCGGAAGGGCGTCAACAATCAAGGCGTCGAACGCCGCCTGACTCAGCACGGGCGCCGGTCCGGGGGGAATGGGGACTTGGCGGCGCCTCAAGGAGCCGGCGGGACGCCTTTTTTACAGGAAGGGCTTGCCGCCGGTGACGGCAATCGTCGCGCCGGATACGTAGCTTGAAAGGGGATCGGCCAGCATGACATAAGCGGTCGCCAGTTCGACGGGCTGACCGGGACGCTTCATCGGGACCTGTTTGCCGAAGTTCTTTACGGAGTCCCCAGGCAAGGTGGATGGAATGAGCGGCGTCCAGATCGGCCCCGGAGCAACCGCATTGGCACGAATGCCCTTCTCGGCCAGAAGCTGCGCCAGTCCCGCCGTAAAATTGTGGATCGCGCCCTTGGTCGTTGCATAGGCCAGAAGCGTCGGGTTGGGGACATCCGAATTGATCGACGCCGTGTTGATGATGCAGCTACCCGGCTTCATGTGGCTTATCGCTGCCTTGGTAAGATAGAACATCGCGTGGATGTTCACCTTAAACGTCAGTTCCCATTCCTCGTCACTAATGTCGTCGATCGAGTTGAAGCTGGCCTGATGCGCCGCGTTGTTGACGAGGATATCTATACCGCCCAGCTCCGATACGGCCTTCGCGATGACGACGCGGCATTGACTGGAGGTCTGTAGATCGCCGGGAAGCAGGACGGCCTTTCTGCCGGCTTCCGTCACCAGCCGCTCGGTCTCCCGGGCATCGTCGTGCTCGTCGAGATAGGAGATCAAGACGTCAGCTCCCTCTCTGGCGTAGGCGATGGCAACCGCGCGGCCGATCCCGCTGTCGCCGCCGGTGATGACGGCCTTCTTGCCGTTGAGGCGACCGCTGCCCTTGTAGGACGTTTCGCCATGATCCGGCGCCGGCTTCATCGCGGCAGTCTTGCCGGGCATCGGCTGCTGTTGGTTTGGAAACGGAGGGCGGGGAAAATTCAGCATGGCTGCCCTCTCTCTGATCGCAATTGCCTTCCAACCCCCGTTTTGCAGATTGGTTCCTGCACCGAAGCAGGCGAACGGCGCGCGGACCTCGCGTATCCTCAAGTTGTTGATGGACTACCGCGACGGTTTCGTAATTCTGCTGGACGTCAGAGCGACATGGCCGTTTTTGCTATCCGCGGGGCCGGAATGGTTGGCACGCACGTGGAGACTAGCGGCCGCTTGCCTGTTACGGGGCCGGACGGCTATCGGGCACTGAGGGAACCAAGGCGGGCCTGATGCCGGGATGAACTTCGCTCACATCAGGATGAATCAGTGCCTTGTAGTGGCGAAGATATTCTTCCGCCATGCGCCTGGCGGTGAACCTCTTCTCGAAATGCCCGCGCACCTGGCTTCGATCGAGTTCGGCGAGCCTTCCGATCGCTTCGACCGCTTCTGTTTCATCCGCTACGACAAACCCGGTAATGCCGTTGTCGATGACTTCGGGCACCGAGCCTGACTTGAACGCCATGACGGGCGTGCCGCACGCCATGGCCTCGATCATGACGAGCCCGAATGGCTCCGGCCAATCGATGGGAAACAACAGCGCCGCAGCGCCTGCCAGAAATTGCTGCTTCGCGTCATCATTGACCTCGCCGGTGAGCTGCACCTGCTCGCCATCGATCTGCGGCTCGAGCTGTTCCTTGAAGTAGCTTCTATCGCCGCGTGGGACCTTTGCGGCGATACGAAGCGGCATTTTGGCACCGCGTGCGATCCGGATGGCGGCTTCCGGTCCTTTCTCCGCCGTCAGCCGGCCCAGGAAGGCAAGGTAGGAGCCGGCCTCGAACGAAGGTCGAAACAGGTCGGCCGGCAAGCCATGGTAAACGGTGCCGATCCAGTTGGCCTCGCTTAGGGGAACGCGCTGATTGTCCGATATCGAAACGAACGGCGCGTCGGGAAAGCTGCGGACCACGTCCGGAAAGCCAGGCAAGTCCATGCGCCCGTGGCAGGTGGTTAGAAACGGAACGCCGAGCCGGCTCAGGAGTGGCAGGTGCAGCCAATCGATATGCGCGTGAATGACATCGAATTCGGTTGCATTGCGGGCTACCGCTTCCAATAACGCGGTCTGGGCAACCATCGGGTCGGTCCGCGGGCGGCCAAGGCGAAGCGCCCGAGGCCAGACCGCATGAAGCCGGGCTGACGTTGCCGAGTCCCCGCTGGCAAACAATGTCACCTCATGTCCCAGGCTCACCAGCTCATCGATCAGCCACGCCACCACGCGCTCGGTGCCGCCGTAAAGCTTGGGAGGGACGCTTTCGGCCAGAGGCGCTATCTGGGCAATCCGCATGGGCTTTCTACCATCGAGATCGAACCAAACCGTCAAACCACCGGCCGTTCGTGTTTGGACAGCAGGTCGAGCCAATCCTCCAATAATCGGCTCATCAAAAAGTTCTGCCGCACGCTTTCTTTCGCGCGCGCACCGAGCTCCTCCCGCAAGTTCGGATTCTTCAAGAGCTCGACCATTCTCGCCGCCGCCTGATCGGGCGTGCTCACCAGAAATCCGTTCCATCCGTCCTTGATCTGGTGCCGGATGCCTCCGACGTCGCCGCCGATGACGGCGGCGCCCTTCCACATTGCCTCGGCGACAGTGAGACCAAAGCCCTCGCGGATCGACTTCTGCAGGACCACGGCGGCAGAGCGCTGCAGTGCGTTCACCAGGGTTGGATC contains:
- a CDS encoding EamA family transporter → MAELKAISGEVSIMSWFFIALCAPFLLACANHNDKFLLSRYLEQKSIGSIVILSSLFSGAVIPILLFIQPDVDDVSFVQGTALVATGVSSVFAGVFYLYALDIDEASFVTPFYQTVPIFAYFLGYLILGETITFAQGLGSFVIIVGALALSFESGRRGMRFKRNVVALMLGASFLSAVNGVIFKLIAVDKGFWVSLSWGFVGQTMTGLALLVIVPSYRRDFLDLFQQSKVAAVGLIALSKTLFSVSEAVTLYATLLAPVALVLLVNSFQPLFVFAFGIVLTLFFPRVAKESLDRTKMLQKGLGICLMLVGGYMISR
- a CDS encoding SDR family oxidoreductase; translation: MLNFPRPPFPNQQQPMPGKTAAMKPAPDHGETSYKGSGRLNGKKAVITGGDSGIGRAVAIAYAREGADVLISYLDEHDDARETERLVTEAGRKAVLLPGDLQTSSQCRVVIAKAVSELGGIDILVNNAAHQASFNSIDDISDEEWELTFKVNIHAMFYLTKAAISHMKPGSCIINTASINSDVPNPTLLAYATTKGAIHNFTAGLAQLLAEKGIRANAVAPGPIWTPLIPSTLPGDSVKNFGKQVPMKRPGQPVELATAYVMLADPLSSYVSGATIAVTGGKPFL
- a CDS encoding glycosyltransferase family 4 protein; the protein is MRIAQIAPLAESVPPKLYGGTERVVAWLIDELVSLGHEVTLFASGDSATSARLHAVWPRALRLGRPRTDPMVAQTALLEAVARNATEFDVIHAHIDWLHLPLLSRLGVPFLTTCHGRMDLPGFPDVVRSFPDAPFVSISDNQRVPLSEANWIGTVYHGLPADLFRPSFEAGSYLAFLGRLTAEKGPEAAIRIARGAKMPLRIAAKVPRGDRSYFKEQLEPQIDGEQVQLTGEVNDDAKQQFLAGAAALLFPIDWPEPFGLVMIEAMACGTPVMAFKSGSVPEVIDNGITGFVVADETEAVEAIGRLAELDRSQVRGHFEKRFTARRMAEEYLRHYKALIHPDVSEVHPGIRPALVPSVPDSRPAP